The genomic window TGGTGTAGTCTAGCAACAGTACTTGCTGCTACCCTTTCCTGTCCTTCCCTCCGCTCCCTCTTTTATTGAGGGAACAACAGCAGCCCATTTGCTGTGACTCAGACTTAGTTAGCTGTgtggtttttccattttgtttttgtttttaatatgtcaAGCGCACAGAAGGGCGGAGAAACTGTTACAATACAGTCGTAGATCTGTTACACAGCTTTGTAAAATCTGAACATTTTGGTGTAatcatttcaaaatctttgggtcttgaataaatgaaacaaatcattACAGATAAAGTTGAAGCCCCCTGtagtctttgtcagtttaattaaCCTCcctcttggctcaggtcatacaTTGAGATTTGTCATCTCCCTGCATGTGTTGgtggatatatatacatatgtgggAAAATACAAACAATATTTAGTATTTCTGCAAATTTTTAACATTCCTAAGAATGGTGTACTGCATTATACTGCACCCACTGCTTTGGTCATCAGCATACGTGAAGTTCTCCATTGTTCATTCTAACTGCATAGCATACCTTTCTGTTTAGATTGCAATTTACCCATTCTCCACTTGGCGAATATTTGTGTTGCTTCTGGTATTTCAGTGTTATAGAAGAGTAGCAACGAAAAGTCTTGTGCATGCCTCCTTAGGCACATGTGTGAGTTTTTTCTAGGGTTAGAATCTTAGTCACGTGTATGAACGTGTCCAACCTTAGTGGTTTTTGCCAAACTTTTTCAAAACAGTTGTACTAAATTTTACTCCCACTGACACCAGATGACTGTCCTCACCAACTCTTGATGTTTCAGATGTGTTCATTTTTGCCAACCTGATGGACATAATTTGTATCTGACTTCAGTTTGTATTTAACTCTCTCTGATTCCTTGAGGAGTaattatcttttcatgtgattattggccATTaaggtttcctcttctgtgaattaCCGATCCTTATCTCCGCCTGTTCTATTGGATTGTTtggcttttcctttttgatttgtaGGAAGTTTTTACATTTCACTGTAAGCCTTTTTTGAATGCGTTGCCAgaatttcttctagtttttttcaGTCATTATAAAGTTCTTTGCAGCACAGAAgtctcagatttctttttttttttaaagattgttaccttttcaagatttttattttttttttaaagaatttatttgagagagagagaatgagagacagagagcacgagagggaagagggtcagagggagaagcagactccctgctgagcagggagcccgatgtgggacttgatcccgggactccaggatcatgacctgagccgaaggcagtcgcttaaccaactgagccacccaggcgccccagaagtctCAGATTTCTAATTAGTCCTATTTTGTCAATGTGTTGGCCTTGTTTGGAAAAATCTATTTGTGGGTTATAAATATATgcctcattttcttctaaaagttttagagatttatttttcacaCGTCTTTATATTACCCGAAATTGATTTCTGTGTATGTGGCATTGAtaatcagtttattttattttttcatatagatGAACAGTTATGCCATTTTCTCCATTGATGGGTAAAGCATGTCTCTTGTCAAGTTTCTGGCTCTGTATTCCACTGGGCCATTCAGGTATTTCTGTGACAATATCACAATGTCTTAACTActatgactttaaaataaaatgtggcattcTATAGGGCATCTAGTTCTTTGTCTTCCAAGTTATTCCCAGATATTCTGATTCTTTTATACCTCCGTATCAATGTTCAGGAAACCTGTCAAGCACCATGATGAATCCTTtgggatttttcattttattgcactGAATTAATAGCTTAATAGTGGGAATATTGACATCTTAATATCTTTCTCTACCcgtaaaatattttctctccttagGTTTTCTTGTAAGCTTTGAATATTAAGATTTATTCTTAGATACATTAGAGATTTTGTTCTTGCAAATGAGTTCTTCTTAAAATAAtgacctaaaaatattttttctggtaTTTCTGTAGGAACACAGCTGATTCATGTGACTCGATATTTAATCTAGCAAACTTGCTAAACTCTATTCATACAgtcatctttgtattttctatGTAACTGATTATCTCATTTGTGAAAAACagtaagttttttcttttccaattttttttttcttactgtttggCTATAACCACCAGTCCATGTTAAAAAGCAGTTGgtaatttgtttcatttctgtttttaaagggaaTACTTCCATCAACAATGACAATTGCCATGGATCTTTTATCAAGTTAAAGAAGCTCCCTTCTAATTCTAGATTGCAAAATTATCATGAAAGGGCACTGCAATTTGCTAAACACATTCTtatgtctattgaaatgatcattgactttttttctttccttgaatttGTTTGGTGAATTATATAATTAGATATTTAAATGTTAGGTCATCTTTGCATTCTGGATTAAACCCTATTTAGTCTTGAtttgtaaaattatatttgtatatttatatgatatataattatatgtatgttctaatataaatatataaatgtataatatatattatgaatatataatatatttaggaGCTCTTGTTTATATTCCTAAAAAATACTGGCtaataatttcttttgcttttaatttccttgtttgttCTTGTAACATAGGTATGCTGGCTTCTTTACAAAGATAAccaaatgaactttgaaaatatgaaaccaaaacaataggggcacctgggtggctcagtgggttaagtgtcttactcttggtcttggctcacgtcatgatcttggggtcatgagattgagccccacattgggctccatgctcagcatggagtctgcttgggactatctctccttctccctctgtcaccccCACCTCGCCCCCCACCACTGCGCATGCAtgtgctcatgctcgctcgctctctcaagtaaataaatcttaaaaaaaaaaaaaaaaaaaaaccagtactATCAAGTAATTTTATGTAGGTTTGAAAACAAATGGAAGTACAGTGCTGAGTAGCAGTAACACATAGGATGGGAGCAGAGACATCATTGGAGGGAAAGGTGCATCAAGGAAGATCACCTTTAGATCAAGTATGCATGTCAAATCTGATACTGTGATAGTCTTTAATCTGATAGGCTTGGGGCTAATCCTGCTTTGGACTGTTCTGGTTCTCACATGTGATGTTCTTCGTGTGTCCTATtcttttgggtgctgagtttgtcTTTGGTGTGCCTGTACTGAGgtcggccccccccccccccccccgagaggTTTGCTGTATGCTCGTGCCAGGCAGTgtggagcaggaggaagagggtggggaTATCACACTCTCAGGACCATGGTTCAGGTCGTTCTCCTGTGGCTTCACAGACTGGACAGGTAAGTTGAACTTAAGATCACAACTATATGTGATTTATAGGCTTGGGGTCATGACAATGAAGGGAGACTTTTATCTATTTCCTAGCCTGGAGCCTAAGCAGAGACAGACACGCTTCCTTGTTTTCCCCAGTGCAACAGGGTAGATTccccacaccccccctcccccacccccgctacTCTTTTACTGATAAGGAGATCTTCAAGCCTTCTAGCTTAGTGATTATTCTCCGTTCTAGCTCACTGCCTCGGTCAAGGCTCAGGGCTCATCTTCTTCCCAATAATATTTAATGCCCTGTCTCCATACCTGACAGTGTGCTGCTGGGGCGGGGGCTATCGCCTTGGCTTGTGGTTCCCTTTAACTCAGTAACGCATTGAGAAGAGTATTATATTTTCTCCATAACCTCTTAATCCTTTTAGTGATtgttttttcattccttcctcttaGGACCAACTCAACATTTTCTCTTTGGAGATTTGATAAGTATAATGTTGCCCACTTTATCTCTGCCCCTTGCAAGGGGCTGTAACAgatacaaagtattttcattaGTGTGCAATTTGCTTTCCATAGTTTCTCTTTACATATGTACACATTCTATTCATATACATTGTTACTTTATAAGAAGTAGCATTTTATGTACCTTTTAAGGTAAACTTTCAAAAATCTTGTAGTTGCCTGTTCTCCACCTATGGTAAGAATTCTAGCTTTCAAGGGTgcctggttcagtcagttaagcatctgactcttgatttcagctcaagtcatgatctcagggttgtgagatcaaggcccgGCGTAGGGCTCTGCtctgagcgtggaacctgcttaagattctctctctccccctctgcccacccccctaaaaaaaagaattctagctttcaaacattttttgtttctgtcaGCATTGTTTTGTGGCCCGTTTTCTAGTTCTAGTGGCAgatactttcacttttttttgtttctaatttgaGGCTCTAAATGGGGTGAGAACTATTTTTCTTAATAGAGACTTATTGCGTTTAATTCTGtgctcttttctaattttttttttttttttggaagggggAAGAAATGTGTAGAAGGCCTGATTATTTTAGATTGAAGAAATTGAATTGCAGGGGCCTTAGAAAGCATTCATACCTtgctttacaaataagaaaatcacCATTCCAGGCAGTTACGGGACTTACTGAAGACTGGTTAGCTGTCCCCAGCAATCGGAATCGGGAAGAAGCTTTCACTCCATTGTTGTAGTTTAGCAGAAGTGGGAAACTAAGCTTGATTTATGTCTTAATGACTGGTTCTTTATCCAGGGGAGAGTAAAATCTCCCTTTTAGAATGTCAGTTGCATACACACTTTTTATCTAAATAGTTACTAAATCACAAAGGTTTAATTACCAGTCTGTGAGCTTGTGCCAAGTGTTCTCTTTTCCACCTGGCCAATGACTAAATTATTGTCTCAGGAGATTAAAAAACCGCACTAGGTGGACTGTGAGAGGACCTGCAACAGCCAGCAGGGGTATTTGATACCCCTGCAAAGCGTAGTGTCGTGCAATGCCCCGCCCCTACCTGCATTCCGTAGATGTGTGTGGGTGCGCAAACAAGTACATGAAGTGCATAGTGAAGATGAACACTGTATGTGCCCCTTTAGAGTTCAGGCTTGGCAGAATTGTTATGACTTCTTTCGAGATCACATGATAGGGTGAGGTAAACTTCTCAGATTGGGAACATCTGCTCTGCAGAGCAGCCAAGAGGCCTCCTCCCTCCGGCCCATCATCCTGAGATGTAATTGGTGGATGTGAAAAGAGCCTGAATGTGGACTTCTCTTTTTAGCATCGAGGACAATATTTTTGGAATAATCCTGTTTTATTTACCTCTTTGTTCCTTGGGCAGTGCAGAATTCTGCAACTTTTCTGATTACAGAGAATTTCTAATTACAGTGATTTAGATTTTAGcattataaacttttaaaaagtattgagtTTTGTCTggtcatatttttgttttccctagATTTCCTACGATAAATATAATTATTCAATGAGgtggtttttaaacatttttgaaaattactgTTACAACTGAAATAGCACTTCTTGattctttcttgagaaagaagagaaaatgacctTTTAcatacttctcttttttaagattttatttatttatttgagagagagaatgagatagagagcatgagaggggggagggtcagagggagaagaagactccccgctgagtagggagcccgatgtgggactcaatcctgggactccaggatcatgacctgagccgaaggcagtcgcttaaccaactgagccacccgggtgcccactTTTACATACTTCTCCCTCATTTCAAGCTCTTATTGATAAGGTGATTTTAATTCTAgattaagttatttttataagtacACTGTCGAgaattatttttgatatttgcTCTAAGTTTTAGAACCACATGAAGAGCAGTGACTTAGACTCCTATGTTTTGGGGCTTTTGATGCTTGCTGCCACTGTTTTTGCTCAGTTATGTTTTTTAGGAAGGAAATGTAGATGATGTTCTTTGTGACCTGCCACATTTCTGAAACCGTTGTATATTATCCTCATATGGGAACATCAGTATAGTTGGTTGTGGAATTTATGGacctcattttctccatttaatGAAGATTTTGATTGCTAGTGTTCTGTCCTTTGGAATCTTTCTGTCGCAGTAGCTTGGCAATACcccattttgtctgtttttctctagACACttgatttatttgctttttgtttatttttcttgtttttttataccTAAAGAATTTTTCTTTACCCTTGAGATTGCAAAATCTAACCAAGCTATATCTGAATTCTAGTTGCTTTTAATTAACTCTGTTTTGTAATTTACATAAACGCAAACCAGTAATCTGAGGTCTTTCTTCTTAAGCAGTAACTTATGTTTCAAGCTATTTTACTTCAGCTTTGTCCTAATCTTTCTTGGATTCCTAGTATAACTAGGAAGCTAGTATAACTAGATGTGTCCCTCTATGTGcctcctttccttttattcttgtCATCTCTGACCTTTTCTGAGTGCTGGGTGAATTTCTTCAATATGTCTTCGACTTCCATTTCAAGTTTTCTGGAATTTTTACACTTCATTGCATTGTTTGAATTGCtgtttttaattcaaatgttgtttttcatctctttggtgGGCACAATAGCGGTTTTGCGAAGATGTCCATTATTTAacctctggaacctgtgaatatgctaCTTTACTGGGCAACATGTGATTCACTTAAGGATTTTGACgtggggagattatcctaggTTATCTGGGTAGTCTcaagtgtaatcacaagggtccctAAATGTggaaagcgggggggggggggagggtgggtagGAAGAGTCGGTGTTAGAATAATGCAGTGTGAGGAAGACTTGATTGGctgttgctggctttgaggaGGGAAAGGGGCCATGAACCAAGGAATGTGGACAGTCTCTAGAaattggaaaaggcaagaaaaattcaCTGTAGGACCTTTGGAAAGGAACACAGCTCTGCTAACAtgttgattttagcccagtgagagacccactttggacttctgacctccacaattataagataataaatttgtatttaagctacatggtgatttgttacagtagcaataggaaactatTACAATCTCCATGTAGTTTTTActggttttttgctttgttgtgtgtgtgtgtgttcatgatGGCTTGTTCTCTTTTCAGTGCTAGTACCCTAACAAAGTATTTTGAGAATACAAATCAGAAATATCCTgtaatttaatctttttctttttacctcttttaTTCCCCGCATAAATCTGCTCAAGGAGAgttgttttctgttcttcagaAGGGTCCTCTCCTCTGAGGTTGCATTTTTGTCTTACtgtatttgatcttttttttttttcctgctttctttatTGTTATAGGCATGACTGCCTGAATGCATTATAGTCCAATATAGTTGAGTTAGATTCTCCCAGAGCTCGATTTGGGTTTCTGCTTAAATCCCTTGGGTCCTGAAGAAGTGAGAAAGCCTGTTGACACTACCCTGTTGGCCACTCTGCTGGGGTCTCCTTCACCTATACTCCAGGCCTCCTcctctttgcagatgaaaagAGAGgcgatttcattcttctttcagtTCAGCCCTGTTACATTCAATCCAGCTGACATTCCTTTGACGTTTTTCTCAGGTATATTCTACCCTTACTGTTTTCATTCCAGGCATATTTTGTGCTGTCTTGATATTTAGCTGGCAATTTCTATGAAATAGAAAGTTCTTACCCAGAATTCTCTTGATATAGATAATAGTAATTtagctcagttttcttatttcacagatgataaaactgGGGCTCAAACAATCATGTAAGTTATGTCATTAGATGTAGTATGGTGTTTACTATTCAAATTTTTGAGAGATCAGAGATGGCAGAGGACTTGGATACCTTACATTTGCGGATGCGATATACGGGATACCAGCAGAGAATATCtgtcagttttcttcttcttagtATATTGTGGCTTCACAAGACAATTTGCACTGTCTTATGTTTTCCTCCTTAACTGTTTAGTTTTCCTAAGTTGGGAAGAGCGAAGAAGCTGCACATACCATCTCTTGACTTTGTTAGCAGTTGGTGTTCAGAAGTTGGAATGCTGTGAAATACTGTGTGCTtggtatttgatttaaaaatgtatttgtccaGAGAAAGTAAATGGTTATAGAGGCTAAAGGAGAGTTTTGCATTTatagttataatttatttttttgtgtatcgTATGTCCTTTGCAGAAAGGAGACTTGTAAACATTTCTGGAATTTATTAATGCAACCAATGTATAGTTAGCATCTAATCTAACAGTTGGGTGCTGTACAATGAACAAGAAAGTTAGAATTTCTGCTTTCATAGGGTTTATGGCCTAGTATGAGGAAGTGCTAATTGAGCAATTATTATACAGTAAGTGTTGTTGAGAGCTAACTGCAGGGAATTGTAGTAGAAAAACCTTGCCTAGACTTGGGGATGTCTGGGGAAACTGACTAGAAAGAATAACCTTTCAACTGCATGAAGAATGAGAGCAAGGGAGCCAGGTGAAAATTGGGGGACGATTGTTCTAAGCCAGTGGGAGTcaaaagtgtggtctgtggaccagcagcatcagtatcacctggggACTTACTTTacatctactgaatcagaaattttcAGGATGTGGCCAGTAATCTGTGTTTTAGAAACCCTCCAAGTGATCTTGGTAGAGAAAACCACTGTTCtgagaagcagagatgagagagagcacaagatgttACATAGAGCGGAAGAAGAGTTGGAAGTCGTTAATACTTTGAATTGAGGCTGGAGGGCCGGTGAGAACTGATAAGGTCGTTGAAGAGTTTAAGTTTTTATCATTAAGTGCACTTGTAAGCCATTAAAGCATTTTCAGTAGAATAGCTTGGTCAACTGTGTCTTTTAGGAAGATCACTAGAGAGGAGATTGGCACTGGGTAGAAAGAACACTTAGGAAACCACTATAGTAATCATGCTGGTGGTGGTAAtgataatagtagtaataataataataataatgtagtaATAATGTTTAGGAAACCACTGTAGTAAGAAAGTAATAGTATTACTACCACTGTAGTGATAGTAATTCCGTGAGGATGGAATAGAGAGGTTGAGTAGATGCTTAGCAAGGAGAATATATGGGCTTTGGTTATTAAGTAATGAGGATGAGTTTAGCCCTCAGGCCACTGGAGAGATAGTAGTTCTCTAGCCTCTGGACTAGAAGAAGATGGGAGGAGCAAGTTGGGGATCATGAGGAAGATTATGGGTTTGAATTTGGTTTTAAACACAGAGACTGAGTACTGAGTATCCTATGGGGTAGTTAATCCAAGATACCAGTAGGCAATTTGATATTTGCCTAGAGCTTAGGAAAAAAGTATGGGTTGAATACATAGATCATGGGAGTATTGAGGTTATATCATTGAGATCTTGGGAGGACATACTAGAAAACTCAGTGAAAATGTGTTGGCTGAGTATATAACTAATGTAGAAATCAATATTGTGTAGAGCATGGGGACCCATCAGAAATGACTGAGAAGGACCAGCCATAGAGAAGAATCAAAAGCCAGGAGACTATGATGTCATGGAAGCCAATGAAAGAGAATTTTCTGAAAAGGGCTTCTCAGTCACATATCTAATGCTCTGAAGACAAGATTGGTGTTACTTTGGGAAGTTATATGGAACTAAAGAATTTAAGGGAGTGGATCTGATggaggggttggggcagaggtgCCCTACTATAGTTAATGACAGTATTAGCAAGGGAGAAAGCAATTGGCtatgaaggagaaaaattacCAAAGCTGAAAGGTGAAATGAGATCATGAgggactttcttttttcttttaaaagatggtGGAAACTAAACTTCCCTGAACATAGATAGGAAAGCttcaggagaggggagagggagagaaggaggagtgAGGGGGGAGTTGGAAGATACAAGGAGGAAGGAAACAATTTCTAGAACAAGGTTCTTGAAATAGTAGGAGTTCACAACACTTGGATGGCAAAAGCTACACCCCTTCTATTGTAACAGAAGAGGACGAAAGGATGGATTCTTGAATAGGCGATGTTGTCTTTTGTCAAAAGAGAACAGTAGGTAAGCTTAAATTAGCCACTGTGGAGAAGATAGAGAATGACGGGGGAAAATCAGACCCCTTGTGCTCCTGAAGTCTCCGTTGAGGTTAGACGTCATGAATCTAGATCAGAATCCATCTGCCAGATATATcgattttctcaaatatttctcaGAAGCCTTGGTGTAGGTGTGGAAGTGGCAACCAATTGCATTCAGCCAAGACTGGTGTTATTCCAAGAGACTGTCATGGAAGTACAGTGTGGGGCAAGTAGACTGAAGGAGAAAGGTCTCTTCTTCCTTATCTGAAGTTACAAAATTCAAGGACTGAAAACTGAAGATTTTTTCATAATTCATTTTGTGGCAAAACCTCAGAATGAATTTATGTGAGgctatttataacttttatttaacaaatttaatgtataaatatattttgccaTAGAAAATAATGTGTATGATTATGGAACGAGGCTCcaaattttgatggggatttacATCATCTAAGGATTATCTACTGTGTAAGTGTTCTTAAAGccggaaaaaaaattgaattctgAAGGATCTGACCTCAGAATCTTCAAGGAGAGACTGTGTTCCTGTGTTATCAATAAAGAGTCAATGAGTATGAGATCTAAGCTGTATAAGGAAAAGGGGGAAGACAGAGTAATCCAGTGGGGAAAGGTAGGATGCTTAAGGAAATAGATGACTTCAAAGAACTGCTGTATTGGggatcaaatgagaaaattggaaGAATGGGAAGTGTGgtgaataattaaaatgtatcatttatttccaAAGGGAGACAGTTCTGAGTGGTTAGAAAGTTCAGGGTGTGACCATGGGAGTGGGCAGCTGAGTTGTAATGGAATAGGAGGCCATTAGGGATGAGGTCAAGAAACTGAGAGGCAAGAAAATTAGATGAAATAGCCAGAGGACTGGAAAGATTTGTCATGGGAGATGACAAATCAGGTTCTCAGACCTCCAATGAATGAGACTTTTTGGAAAGTATATGAGATTACCAAAATGTGTAAGACAAGGTTTTCACTCTTTTCTTGGGCCATGATCTTAAGAAACAGCTGATAAATAATGATATACATGGTAAGTGTAATGATAGAAACATGATCTAAAAGCTCTTAAAGTCTAAATGAAGAGAGACTAAATGTCTGGACAAGTCAGAAGACTAACCATTTAATAAGCATTTCACACTCTTTAGGAATGTTCAGTGTTTGGTAAACATGCACAACCTATGGATATTCAGTAGAACATTGGATCAAAAATAGTGGTTAAAACGGTCATGTTTGTTAAGTCATTGGTTAAACATAcaggataaaaggaaaaagggCGTGAGCTGTCTTTAAATAATTTCTGATTCTAGGAGTCTCAGACAAACTCAAGGCTTCGGGAAAATGATTTATTCTATTTGATGtgtaattttctcatttctcctttatgttactgtttattttctaattttattttaatagttttattgacTACCTATATTCTGTTATAAACTTGCTCAGTCCCTTTTGGATTCAAGTgagaataattaataaatgagtaTTCTAATTGAtgctgaaaaataagaaaacacgtAATAAAACATGATCACTTCACATTTTGGAGAAACTTGAAGTGCACTTCACTTTTTGTAGAGCAGCACCAAAGTGTCAACTGCTCTTTGGAGGTTACATTAGGTGACCTATTTCTTATGTcctccaaagaggaaaaaagttctCTAACGTCATAGATTGGTCGACAAATGCTATTCTGGGGATAAGGAGTCGTGGGGGTAGACAGTGCTGACCACAGGAATGTCGAACAGCAAATACTGGCTTTGGGCAAAGCAGCTTTGATGCATAGTGACCTCTTTGAAATGGTGGTCCTTGTGGGGACTGCATTACAAAGTGTCACAGATCGAGCATACTATGTGAGAACAGAAATGCAGAATAATGGAGCAGTAATACCTTATCTATAAACCAACTGTGTTTACAGATTCCCTTAATAACAGGTCAAAATAGGTTTCATCATGGTAAATATTCCAGTTGCAATTCTCTGCACAATTTTTCATCTGTCTCATGTATTTTAGGCAAGATTTCTGGGCCATGTGGCTTTTCTAGTAGACTTCATTGACCTGCACCAAGCACAGACCTTGTCATTTATTTAACTACAACTGTCTTTAATCTTGAGGACAGTAAGACACTGAAAAGCCTTGGGGTTTCAACATAATAGAATGTTATGCAGGATCAGATTTTCAGATTCtttgcgcgcgcgtgcgcgccaCATTTACCATACTATAAGTCTTTAAATTTGGATCtgtggtttcttctttctttttcatctttcttcctttctcttttagttCACAGCCATGAATGAACCACAGTGCTTCTACAATGAGTCCATTGCCTTCTTTTATAACCGGAGTGGAAAGTATCTTGCCACAGAATGGAACACAGTCAGCAAGCTGGTGATGGGACTTGGAATCACTGTCTGTATCTTCATCATGTTGGCCAACCTACTGGTCATGGTAGCAATCTATGTCAACCGCCGCTTCCATTTTCCTATTTATTACTTAATGGCTAATCTGGCTGCTGCAGACTTCTTTGCTGGGTTGGCTTATTTCTACCTAATGTTCAACACAGGACCCAACACTCGGAGACTGACTGTCAGCACGTGGCTGCTCCGCCAGGGCCTCATTGACACCAGCCTGACGGCGTCTGTGGCCAACTTATTGGCTATTGCAATCGAGAGGCACATTACGGTTTTCCGCATGCAGCTCCACACACGGATGAGCAACCggcgggtggtggtggtgattgtgGTCATCTGGACTATGGCCATTGTCATGGGTGCTATACCCAGTGTGGGCTGGAACTGTATCTGTGATATCGAAAATTGTTCCAACATGGCACCCCTCTACAGTGACTCTTACTTAGTCTTCTGGGCTATTTTCAACTTGG from Zalophus californianus isolate mZalCal1 chromosome 13, mZalCal1.pri.v2, whole genome shotgun sequence includes these protein-coding regions:
- the LPAR1 gene encoding lysophosphatidic acid receptor 1 isoform X1, with product MVAAFTSTPVNSQPQFTAMNEPQCFYNESIAFFYNRSGKYLATEWNTVSKLVMGLGITVCIFIMLANLLVMVAIYVNRRFHFPIYYLMANLAAADFFAGLAYFYLMFNTGPNTRRLTVSTWLLRQGLIDTSLTASVANLLAIAIERHITVFRMQLHTRMSNRRVVVVIVVIWTMAIVMGAIPSVGWNCICDIENCSNMAPLYSDSYLVFWAIFNLVTFVVMVVLYAHIFGYVRQRTMRMSRHSSGPRRNRDTMMSLLKTVVIVLGAFIICWTPGLVLLLLDVCCPQCDVLAYEKFFLLLAEFNSAMNPIIYSYRDKEMSATFRQILCCQRGDSTSGPTEGSDRSASSLNHTILAGVHSNDHSVV
- the LPAR1 gene encoding lysophosphatidic acid receptor 1 isoform X2, whose amino-acid sequence is MNEPQCFYNESIAFFYNRSGKYLATEWNTVSKLVMGLGITVCIFIMLANLLVMVAIYVNRRFHFPIYYLMANLAAADFFAGLAYFYLMFNTGPNTRRLTVSTWLLRQGLIDTSLTASVANLLAIAIERHITVFRMQLHTRMSNRRVVVVIVVIWTMAIVMGAIPSVGWNCICDIENCSNMAPLYSDSYLVFWAIFNLVTFVVMVVLYAHIFGYVRQRTMRMSRHSSGPRRNRDTMMSLLKTVVIVLGAFIICWTPGLVLLLLDVCCPQCDVLAYEKFFLLLAEFNSAMNPIIYSYRDKEMSATFRQILCCQRGDSTSGPTEGSDRSASSLNHTILAGVHSNDHSVV